From Geomonas agri, one genomic window encodes:
- a CDS encoding sigma-54-dependent transcriptional regulator — translation MTQERILICDDEEGILIYLKKLLQTQGYSVETFNAGAQLLRRLREGDLGDADLILQDVRMPDLDGISVLQEVKQLRPSLPVIIMTAFGTIDAAVEAIKLGAYDYVTKPFPKEKILSVLKNALEKEQLLQENRALKTELGKPILQDAIIFRSAVFQETYDLTLQVAASEANILVLGESGTGKELIAGAIHYNSPRRERRFLSINCAALTETLLESQLFGHVRGAFTGAITHQKGLLEEADGGTLFMDEIGDMSLPIQAKLLRVIQERDFIPVGATRAKSADIRFVAATNKDLEEEVRAGRFREDLYYRLNVINIPLPPLRERKDDIEPLAQHFLKKYSLKMKKEVTGVTPEALHILCGYDWPGNIRELENVMERAVILARTPLVTPKELPIWRRQQKAAAAPAEPQLVSLENMEKAHIERTLLGTGYHKSRSAEILGISRKTLDRKIAEYEITIPS, via the coding sequence ATGACACAAGAACGAATTCTCATCTGCGATGACGAGGAAGGGATCCTCATCTACCTGAAGAAGCTGTTGCAGACCCAGGGGTACTCCGTGGAGACCTTCAACGCCGGTGCACAGCTTTTGCGCCGGCTGCGTGAGGGGGATCTCGGCGACGCCGACCTGATCCTGCAGGACGTCAGGATGCCCGACCTGGACGGCATCAGCGTGCTCCAGGAGGTCAAGCAACTCAGGCCATCGCTTCCCGTCATCATCATGACCGCCTTCGGCACCATCGATGCCGCGGTGGAGGCCATCAAGCTGGGGGCCTACGACTACGTCACCAAGCCCTTCCCCAAGGAGAAGATCCTGAGCGTCCTGAAAAACGCCTTGGAGAAGGAGCAACTGCTGCAGGAGAACCGGGCGCTCAAGACCGAGTTGGGCAAGCCCATCCTGCAGGACGCCATCATCTTCAGAAGTGCCGTGTTCCAGGAGACCTACGACCTCACCTTGCAGGTGGCGGCCAGCGAGGCCAACATCCTGGTGCTGGGCGAGTCCGGCACCGGCAAGGAGCTCATCGCCGGCGCCATCCACTACAACAGCCCCCGGCGCGAGCGCCGTTTCCTCTCCATCAACTGCGCCGCCCTCACCGAAACGCTTTTGGAGAGCCAACTCTTCGGGCACGTGCGCGGCGCCTTCACCGGTGCCATCACGCACCAGAAGGGACTCCTGGAGGAGGCCGACGGCGGCACCCTGTTCATGGACGAGATCGGCGACATGAGCCTCCCCATCCAGGCAAAGCTCTTGCGCGTGATACAGGAGCGCGACTTCATCCCCGTGGGCGCGACCCGTGCCAAGAGCGCCGACATCCGCTTCGTGGCCGCCACCAACAAGGATCTCGAGGAGGAGGTGCGCGCCGGCAGGTTCCGCGAGGACCTCTACTACCGCCTCAACGTCATCAACATCCCCCTCCCCCCGCTGCGCGAGAGAAAGGACGACATCGAGCCCTTGGCCCAGCACTTCCTGAAGAAATACAGCCTCAAGATGAAGAAGGAGGTGACCGGCGTCACGCCGGAGGCGCTGCACATCCTGTGCGGTTACGACTGGCCCGGCAACATCCGCGAGCTGGAAAACGTTATGGAGCGCGCAGTCATCCTGGCCCGCACCCCGCTGGTGACCCCCAAGGAACTCCCCATCTGGCGTAGGCAACAAAAAGCTGCTGCGGCACCAGCCGAGCCACAACTGGTGTCTCTGGAGAACATGGAGAAAGCACACATCGAGCGCACCCTGCTCGGCACGGGCTACCACAAGAGCCGTTCCGCCGAGATCCTGGGGATTTCCAGAAAGACACTCGATCGCAAGATCGCGGAATACGAGATCACCATCCCCTCATGA
- a CDS encoding cache domain-containing protein encodes MNIPRLRFPIKTKLTVATLIPLAIAILICWMAGVFILSAKVAAQAQEKVRYDLSVAREAYLNELTRLYDAVKLSASFGRTSETVIAADQRALAATLSPVRKSEHLDVLAAVDASGKVIFRANNPKQFGDDKMRNQFIVRALKGELVSGTTIIPTAELTLEGEELVRQAHVQVAGTKSDPTPPTPLNGAMFLFVAAPVRDQAGNVVGALYGGVLLNNNKKLVDKIKTVVYEGAKSNGRDVGNSTIFQGDVRIATNVPNTDGSRAIGTKLSAPVYDRVLLKGAKWVGRAFVVNDWYLTAYEPILSLQGVPIGALYVGMLESHYSAVKTDMAVLLSFVLLLSGLTGVSMSGFLGRKLAQPIKELELLTRRVAAGERDVKSTIDSRDEIGDLAERFNDMSQSLAEREDSIIELNRNLEQKVQLRTAELEEKNRLLVQTREELLRVEKLAAIGELAAGVAHEINNPMAIIRGNTELLQLSVPEDAPNREEVDTIFQQVKRVERIVSNLLKFARREQMERGEVPLNELLHEIVGQIGHQVSLEKIKVFEFYAEEVAVIEGDQDQLRQVFTNLILNAVQAMPDGGVLDIRSAPVGSGDNYEVKISDTGVGIQLENLRQVFNPFYTTKANGTGLGLSVSYGIIREHGGCIDVESVPGRGSSFTVLLPCEH; translated from the coding sequence ATGAATATCCCTAGGCTCCGTTTTCCAATCAAGACCAAGCTCACGGTCGCCACGCTGATCCCGCTGGCGATCGCCATCCTGATCTGCTGGATGGCCGGCGTCTTCATCCTGAGCGCTAAGGTGGCCGCCCAAGCCCAGGAGAAGGTGCGCTACGACCTCTCAGTCGCTCGGGAGGCCTACCTGAACGAGTTGACTCGTCTCTACGATGCCGTAAAGCTCTCCGCCTCCTTCGGCAGGACCTCCGAGACCGTCATCGCCGCCGACCAGCGTGCCTTGGCCGCCACCCTTTCGCCGGTGCGCAAAAGCGAGCACCTGGACGTTTTGGCCGCGGTGGACGCCTCGGGCAAGGTTATCTTCCGGGCCAATAACCCGAAGCAGTTTGGCGACGACAAAATGCGTAACCAGTTCATAGTGAGGGCGCTCAAGGGAGAGCTGGTGAGCGGCACCACCATCATCCCGACTGCGGAACTGACACTGGAGGGTGAGGAACTGGTGCGCCAGGCGCACGTCCAGGTTGCCGGGACCAAGTCCGATCCGACCCCGCCAACCCCGCTCAACGGCGCCATGTTCCTCTTTGTTGCTGCCCCGGTGCGGGACCAGGCCGGCAACGTGGTGGGCGCTCTCTACGGCGGCGTTTTGTTGAACAACAACAAGAAGCTGGTGGACAAGATCAAAACCGTCGTCTACGAAGGGGCCAAGTCCAACGGCCGCGACGTGGGCAACTCGACCATCTTCCAGGGCGACGTCCGGATCGCCACCAACGTCCCCAATACCGACGGCAGCCGCGCCATCGGTACCAAGCTCTCGGCACCGGTGTACGACCGCGTCCTCCTGAAAGGGGCGAAGTGGGTGGGACGGGCATTCGTGGTCAACGACTGGTACCTGACCGCTTACGAGCCGATCCTGTCGCTGCAAGGGGTCCCGATAGGTGCGCTCTACGTGGGGATGCTGGAGAGCCACTACTCTGCGGTCAAGACCGACATGGCCGTCCTCTTGAGCTTCGTGCTTCTCTTGAGCGGACTGACCGGGGTGTCCATGTCCGGCTTCCTTGGGAGGAAGCTGGCGCAGCCGATCAAGGAACTGGAGCTCTTGACGCGGCGGGTGGCGGCGGGCGAGCGGGACGTGAAGAGCACCATCGACTCGCGCGATGAGATCGGCGACCTGGCCGAGCGCTTCAACGACATGAGCCAATCGCTCGCCGAGCGCGAGGACAGCATCATCGAGCTGAACCGGAACCTGGAGCAGAAGGTGCAGCTGAGGACCGCTGAACTGGAGGAGAAGAACCGGCTCCTGGTGCAGACGCGCGAGGAGTTATTGCGGGTCGAGAAGTTAGCCGCCATCGGCGAGCTGGCGGCGGGCGTTGCCCACGAGATCAACAACCCCATGGCCATCATCCGTGGCAACACCGAGCTTTTGCAGCTTTCCGTCCCCGAGGACGCGCCCAACCGGGAGGAGGTGGACACCATCTTCCAGCAGGTGAAGCGGGTGGAGCGGATCGTGTCCAACCTGTTGAAGTTCGCCCGGCGCGAGCAGATGGAGCGCGGCGAAGTGCCCCTGAACGAGCTGTTGCACGAGATCGTGGGGCAGATCGGTCACCAGGTTTCCCTGGAGAAGATCAAGGTATTCGAGTTCTACGCGGAGGAAGTTGCCGTCATCGAAGGGGACCAGGACCAGCTACGGCAGGTGTTCACCAACCTGATCCTGAACGCGGTACAGGCGATGCCCGACGGGGGCGTACTCGACATCAGGAGCGCGCCAGTGGGGAGTGGGGACAACTACGAAGTGAAGATTTCCGACACCGGGGTGGGGATCCAGTTGGAGAACCTGAGGCAGGTGTTCAACCCCTTCTACACGACTAAGGCCAACGGCACCGGGTTGGGATTGTCGGTCAGTTACGGCATCATCAGGGAACACGGCGGTTGCATCGACGTGGAGAGCGTACCAGGCCGCGGCAGCAGTTTCACCGTGCTGCTCCCCTGCGAGCACTAA